In a single window of the Tautonia rosea genome:
- a CDS encoding carboxymuconolactone decarboxylase family protein — MSLLDPIKESLGDDTKDLRLNLGSVLGGGSLDAKQRYTVALTSALFLNDSELAEAIADDGREALDDAAIADAKAAAAIMAMNTTYYRFRHMVGKDAYQHRPAGLRMSRMARPATDKTTFELASLACAALAGCEACIKAHEEALIKEGAGEDKVHDAVRIAAVVRGFQTARLASKTPTASA; from the coding sequence ATGTCGCTGCTTGATCCGATCAAAGAATCGCTCGGTGATGACACCAAAGATCTGCGCCTGAATCTTGGCTCGGTGCTCGGCGGTGGAAGTCTTGATGCGAAGCAGCGGTACACGGTGGCGTTGACCTCGGCGTTGTTCCTGAATGATTCGGAACTGGCAGAGGCGATCGCTGACGACGGCCGTGAGGCGCTCGACGACGCCGCGATTGCTGATGCGAAGGCGGCCGCGGCGATCATGGCGATGAACACGACGTATTACCGCTTCCGCCACATGGTGGGAAAGGACGCTTACCAGCATCGGCCTGCCGGCCTCCGGATGAGCCGGATGGCTCGGCCGGCGACCGACAAGACCACGTTCGAACTGGCCTCGCTGGCCTGTGCGGCCCTGGCAGGTTGTGAAGCGTGCATTAAGGCACATGAAGAAGCCTTGATCAAGGAAGGCGCCGGCGAGGACAAGGTGCACGACGCCGTCCGGATCGCCGCCGTTGTCCGGGGCTTTCAGACCGCCCGGCTCGCCAGCAAGACCCCGACGGCGTCGGCCTGA
- a CDS encoding peroxiredoxin, with amino-acid sequence MLTVGQSFPKFQAHGCVGAAKDSLTTFDNNSFRDQWIVYFFYPKDFTFVCPTEIAEFNKRLGEFKDRDAMVVGGSTDNEFSHLAWCQSHEDLKGLKYPLIGAQKLAADLGILHPEEGVCLRATFIVDPEGTIQFATANGLSVGRNVDEIVRVLDALQSGELCPCNWKKGEETIKV; translated from the coding sequence GTGCTGACCGTTGGACAGAGCTTCCCGAAGTTTCAAGCCCACGGCTGCGTGGGGGCTGCGAAGGACAGCCTGACGACCTTTGACAACAACTCATTCCGGGATCAGTGGATCGTCTATTTCTTTTATCCGAAAGACTTCACGTTTGTATGCCCGACCGAGATTGCCGAGTTCAACAAGCGGCTCGGCGAGTTCAAGGATCGCGACGCGATGGTTGTGGGCGGCAGCACGGATAACGAGTTTAGCCACCTGGCCTGGTGCCAGTCGCACGAGGACCTGAAGGGGCTAAAGTACCCGCTGATTGGCGCCCAGAAGCTGGCCGCCGACCTGGGGATTTTGCACCCCGAGGAAGGGGTTTGCCTGCGAGCGACGTTTATTGTCGACCCTGAGGGGACGATCCAGTTCGCCACGGCGAATGGCCTGTCGGTGGGCCGGAACGTCGACGAGATCGTCCGGGTGCTCGACGCCTTGCAGTCGGGCGAGCTTTGCCCGTGCAACTGGAAGAAGGGTGAAGAGACGATCAAGGTCTGA
- a CDS encoding LysR family transcriptional regulator, with the protein MDIVQLRSFLKIADLGSFTKAAEELGVSQPALSQQMARLEAELGRPVLERAGRTVRLTEAGLLLLPRAERILALADDTRRELLDDGRAGRVVVAAIPTIAPFLLPPVLREYRREHPGASVQVDEEVTETLLRRCQRGEIDVGVFALPAEAPPSLEVEPLFEEELVLALPADHPLARLDAVPLDAVRGEPFVLLGEGHCLSDHIRSFCQQRAVQPISTGKTGQLATVQELVALGHGVSFVPEMARRVDASPHRSYRSMLGDRPRRTIAACWNPDRYQTRLARAFLELLLAYRPG; encoded by the coding sequence ATGGATATCGTCCAGCTTCGCTCGTTCCTGAAAATCGCCGACCTGGGCAGCTTTACGAAGGCGGCCGAGGAGCTGGGGGTCTCTCAGCCGGCGCTCAGCCAGCAGATGGCCCGGCTTGAGGCCGAGCTGGGCCGGCCGGTCCTGGAGCGTGCCGGACGGACGGTCCGCCTGACCGAGGCCGGCCTCCTCCTCCTACCCCGGGCCGAGCGCATCCTCGCCCTGGCCGATGACACCCGCCGCGAGCTGCTCGACGACGGCCGGGCCGGCCGGGTGGTCGTGGCGGCGATCCCGACGATCGCCCCGTTCCTGCTCCCCCCCGTGCTCCGCGAGTACCGCCGGGAGCATCCGGGGGCCTCAGTCCAGGTCGATGAGGAAGTCACCGAGACCCTCCTCCGGCGCTGCCAGCGCGGCGAGATCGACGTCGGCGTCTTCGCCCTCCCGGCCGAGGCCCCGCCTTCGCTCGAGGTCGAGCCCCTGTTCGAGGAGGAGCTGGTCCTCGCCCTTCCGGCCGACCACCCGCTTGCCCGGCTCGACGCCGTGCCGCTCGACGCCGTCCGGGGCGAGCCGTTCGTCCTGCTCGGCGAGGGGCATTGCCTCTCCGACCACATCCGCAGCTTCTGCCAGCAACGCGCCGTCCAGCCGATCAGCACCGGCAAGACCGGCCAGCTTGCGACCGTCCAGGAGCTCGTCGCCCTCGGCCACGGCGTCTCGTTCGTCCCCGAGATGGCTCGCCGTGTCGATGCCAGCCCCCACCGCTCCTACCGCTCCATGCTCGGCGACCGCCCCCGCCGCACCATTGCCGCCTGCTGGAACCCCGACCGCTACCAGACCCGCCTCGCCCGCGCCTTCCTGGAACTCCTCCTCGCCTACCGTCCTGGCTGA
- a CDS encoding carboxypeptidase-like regulatory domain-containing protein has protein sequence MNRVNAAIRRGRTVPMNGYEWAWSRVEADGSFAIDDLAIDTRWGSWFLVYDGTDGASAVVGPLDIGRDDREVEVEIPVLEHGSIEGMVEHVPEAMAGQIWVVLFDDGVVRRETLASPDGAFRFDRLPPGRYGLKAGHDGSKDPHVPSLDRENPDPTLWQKPAEPWQGAVIVAVEPGETAERVVVDARPPGPIVEPKEPEPEEKP, from the coding sequence ATGAACCGGGTCAACGCGGCGATCCGCCGCGGGCGGACCGTGCCGATGAACGGGTACGAATGGGCCTGGAGCCGCGTCGAGGCCGACGGCTCGTTCGCCATCGACGACCTGGCGATCGACACGCGGTGGGGCTCCTGGTTCCTGGTCTATGACGGGACCGACGGCGCCTCGGCGGTGGTCGGGCCACTGGACATCGGCCGGGACGATCGGGAGGTCGAGGTCGAGATCCCCGTGCTTGAGCATGGGTCGATCGAAGGGATGGTCGAGCACGTTCCCGAGGCGATGGCCGGGCAGATCTGGGTGGTCCTCTTCGACGACGGTGTGGTTCGGCGCGAGACCCTGGCGAGCCCCGATGGCGCGTTCCGGTTCGACCGCCTGCCTCCCGGCCGCTACGGCCTGAAGGCCGGGCACGACGGGTCGAAGGATCCTCATGTCCCGAGCCTCGACCGGGAGAACCCCGACCCGACACTCTGGCAGAAACCGGCCGAGCCCTGGCAGGGGGCCGTGATCGTCGCCGTCGAGCCCGGCGAGACGGCCGAGCGGGTCGTCGTTGATGCCCGCCCCCCGGGGCCGATCGTCGAGCCCAAGGAGCCGGAACCCGAGGAAAAACCCTAG
- a CDS encoding carboxypeptidase-like regulatory domain-containing protein, whose protein sequence is MSGHLGLFLLVAALFGGGDGDEEVSAGGTISGRVVDHLGGPVGGARVWAIREREGVGEATADEEGRFRLGPIEEGRAIEVWAEGPGLAREHREGVLVFVGADRELDPLPLLPGTTMTGRAVDAEGRPIAGATIDLELYRFMLGHTVSSHQTVWTLVSDDDGRFVTPPLPAGQAQFALTAPGKARTFCGEWSQPGTPEADLGDVAMADEVPIRGVVVDHEGEPAPDVRIMVDYDYENPAFSGEDGRFVVHGVGENAKELRLDANDFFAPEPITLGPAREDLRIVVTRAFLIEGNVVDAESGEPVEISTATLCTVERHPDGTYSLYG, encoded by the coding sequence ATGTCGGGACATCTGGGTCTGTTTTTGCTCGTCGCCGCCCTGTTTGGGGGGGGTGATGGGGACGAGGAGGTCTCGGCGGGTGGGACGATCTCGGGCCGGGTGGTTGACCATCTGGGCGGCCCGGTGGGCGGGGCGAGGGTCTGGGCGATCCGGGAGCGGGAAGGGGTCGGCGAGGCGACCGCCGACGAGGAGGGCCGCTTCCGCCTTGGGCCGATCGAGGAGGGCCGGGCGATCGAAGTCTGGGCGGAGGGCCCCGGCCTGGCCCGGGAGCACCGCGAAGGGGTGCTTGTCTTCGTCGGGGCCGATCGCGAACTCGATCCGCTCCCGCTCCTGCCCGGCACAACGATGACCGGCCGGGCTGTCGACGCCGAGGGGCGTCCAATCGCCGGGGCGACGATTGACCTCGAGCTGTATCGCTTCATGCTCGGCCACACGGTCTCGTCGCATCAGACCGTTTGGACGCTCGTTTCCGATGACGACGGGCGGTTCGTCACCCCGCCCTTGCCCGCTGGCCAGGCCCAGTTTGCCCTGACCGCCCCGGGAAAGGCCCGTACCTTTTGCGGGGAATGGTCCCAGCCGGGAACCCCCGAGGCCGATCTCGGCGACGTGGCGATGGCCGACGAGGTCCCGATCCGAGGGGTCGTGGTCGATCACGAGGGGGAGCCTGCTCCGGATGTCCGGATCATGGTCGATTACGATTATGAGAATCCGGCCTTCTCGGGCGAGGACGGCCGGTTCGTCGTCCACGGCGTGGGGGAAAACGCGAAGGAGCTGCGGCTCGATGCGAATGACTTCTTCGCCCCCGAGCCGATCACACTCGGCCCGGCGCGCGAGGATCTGCGGATCGTCGTGACGCGGGCCTTCCTGATCGAGGGGAATGTCGTCGACGCCGAGTCGGGAGAGCCGGTCGAGATCAGCACGGCGACGCTCTGCACGGTCGAGCGGCACCCGGACGGGACGTACTCCCTTTATGGGTGA
- a CDS encoding ascorbate-dependent monooxygenase, with translation MTRFAIVGILAAALLAAGLGDRGTAAGEEPSEAPTYHRDVAPILQRHCQDCHRPGQVAPFSLLEYDHARRRASDLLLVVEERRMPPWPASKEFGGPFREERILSDDEIETLQRWLDADTPEGNPADAPEPRTFAGDWPMGEPDLILTMAEPYTLGAEGEDEFRVFVLPTDLAEDRWIRAVDFKPGNRTVVHHVIAATDASGRARELDAQDETPGYSAVGGFGDGVPIRSFLPIWVPGSTPREAPEDSGYLLPKGADVLIQVHYHKSGKVEEDATAIGLYLSDEPLGREVRTGFVFPDVSMFQVMKARAAMQEKGGRPGLNEFMREVISIPPGEANYQVKGSTRQGGVMGRPLGRDILLTAVMPHMHWLGKDFTMTAVLPDETRVPIIRIDRWDFNWQGTYALAEPVFLPEGTWFEMVAHFDNSAENPNNPSHPPVLVRWGDQTNDEMCIGIYEFVPATDADRARYAPRDPSGDAAD, from the coding sequence ATGACTCGGTTTGCGATCGTGGGAATCCTGGCCGCTGCGCTGCTGGCCGCCGGTCTGGGAGATCGAGGAACGGCCGCGGGTGAGGAGCCTTCGGAGGCCCCGACCTATCATCGAGACGTCGCGCCGATCCTTCAGCGCCACTGTCAGGACTGCCACCGGCCGGGTCAGGTCGCACCGTTCTCGCTGCTGGAGTACGACCACGCGAGGCGTCGGGCGTCGGACCTGTTGCTGGTGGTCGAGGAGCGTCGGATGCCCCCGTGGCCGGCCTCGAAGGAGTTCGGCGGGCCGTTTCGGGAGGAGCGGATCCTTTCGGACGACGAGATTGAGACCCTTCAGCGCTGGCTCGACGCCGACACCCCCGAAGGGAACCCGGCCGACGCCCCCGAGCCACGCACGTTTGCCGGCGACTGGCCGATGGGAGAGCCGGACCTGATCCTGACGATGGCCGAGCCGTACACGCTCGGGGCTGAAGGGGAGGATGAGTTCCGCGTCTTCGTGTTGCCGACGGACCTGGCCGAGGACCGGTGGATCCGGGCGGTCGACTTCAAGCCGGGCAACCGGACGGTCGTCCACCACGTGATCGCCGCGACCGACGCCTCGGGCCGTGCCCGGGAGCTGGATGCGCAGGACGAGACGCCCGGCTACTCGGCCGTCGGCGGGTTTGGCGACGGGGTGCCGATCCGGTCGTTCCTGCCGATCTGGGTGCCGGGCAGCACACCTCGCGAGGCGCCCGAGGATTCCGGCTACCTCTTGCCGAAGGGGGCCGACGTGTTGATCCAGGTCCACTACCACAAGAGCGGCAAGGTGGAGGAGGACGCGACGGCGATCGGCCTTTATCTCTCCGACGAACCGCTCGGCCGGGAGGTGCGCACCGGGTTCGTCTTTCCGGACGTCTCGATGTTTCAGGTGATGAAGGCCCGCGCGGCGATGCAGGAGAAAGGGGGGCGGCCGGGATTGAACGAGTTCATGCGCGAGGTGATCTCGATCCCCCCCGGCGAGGCGAACTATCAGGTGAAAGGATCGACGCGCCAGGGAGGCGTGATGGGCCGTCCGCTCGGCCGAGACATCCTCTTGACGGCCGTCATGCCGCACATGCACTGGCTGGGCAAGGACTTCACCATGACCGCCGTCTTGCCCGATGAGACCCGCGTGCCGATCATTCGGATCGACCGCTGGGACTTCAACTGGCAGGGGACCTACGCCCTGGCCGAGCCCGTCTTCCTGCCCGAGGGGACCTGGTTCGAGATGGTCGCCCACTTCGACAACTCGGCCGAGAACCCGAACAACCCGAGCCACCCCCCGGTCCTCGTCCGTTGGGGCGACCAGACGAACGACGAGATGTGCATCGGCATTTATGAGTTCGTTCCCGCCACCGACGCCGACCGCGCCCGCTATGCCCCGCGTGATCCCTCGGGAGACGCGGCCGACTGA